From a single Rutidosis leptorrhynchoides isolate AG116_Rl617_1_P2 chromosome 5, CSIRO_AGI_Rlap_v1, whole genome shotgun sequence genomic region:
- the LOC139847251 gene encoding uncharacterized protein isoform X2 codes for MQSPCYFHVDSTNQLPFTDVSDSSSDENSVLDHPSQVFDNHPSRITSTYPHNYAQQVFDKMSVVETLNFLIRKPKTAFFFIAHLKESGFEHDVVTYMTIIRFFCYWGMMNELKFLFLEVMEDKVGAFRFNVSDLFEEMLIEINVDGSKSLVRGFDGLIKAFVCLGRFGEAFDVLLKIEGDFLPCVSTCNFLMNQVVEDGKVDMAMLIYEHLKMNGFCPDVRTYGILVKGLSRNNRAKEARDVINEMKEAGFEPDSCIFGSYIKGLCLNGNTDSAFQLLKVSNSLVDVLAYSNVIHGFVKESNLEDAENVFLEMKLLGINPDAYCYGALIEGYCKKGDIHKAIELHCEMTSKGIKTNCVIISSIMQCLCHHGMFSDVVDQFVSAMEDGIFLDEICFNITIHALCKLGKMSEAVMLLNEMKVKKMKLDIKHYTTLINGYCRLGDLKNALKLYYEMNMNGLKPDAFIIHVLIGAFSKHGLVKQTMDLLSFMTSLGFETTSATHNIVIDGLCKGGKVHEAGLYFKKLARKSLNNYVTMMIGYCNTNNIEKAYELFIRLSEQQRNGLLVTHASLCKKLLSSLCEKGETDGALKLFKTILKSENGPSKAMYSKLMSAYCRAGDMRMARFVFDEMIANGITPGTVMYTILLNGYFRRERLEEAYNLFIDMINRGLQPDIITYTVLYDGVCKVKRKGSICNSSGGELSGLSRYMRTEMRDMVPDVVWYTVLIDNYCKSNNLSIAMCPISGMIKRGLQIDNVAYTALIDGYASRGFFEAQKLYDKMISDGIELDSRTMIALEKMEGK; via the exons ATGCAATCTCCATGTTACTTCCATGTGGATTCCACTAATCAG TTACCATTCACCGATGTCTCAGATTCCAGTTCAGATGAAAACTCTGTATTAGATCATCCAAGCCAGGTGTTCGATAATCATCCCAGTAGGATAACTAGTACCTACCCACACAATTATGCCCAacaagtgtttgataaaatgtcagTTGTTGAAACTTTGAACTTTTTAATAAGAAAACCCAAGACTGCATTTTTTTTCATTGCCCATTTGAAAGAAAGTGGTTTTGAGCATGATGTTGTGACATACATGACGATTATAAGGTTTTTTTGTTATTGGGGTATGATGAATGAGTTAAAGTTTCTGTTTTTAGAGGTAATGGAGGATAAAGTTGGGGCATTTAGGTTTAATGTTTCGGATCTGTTTGAAGAGATGTTGATTGAGATTAATGTGGATGGGTCGAAATCTTTAGTTAGAGGATTTGATGGTTTGATTAAAGCGTTCGTTTGCCTTGGTCGATTTGGTGAGGCGTTTGATGTGTTGTTGAAAATCGAGGGTGACTTTCTTCCTTGTGTCAGTACATGTAACTTTTTAATGAACCAGGTAGTTGAAGATGGTAAAGTGGATATGGCTATGTTGATTTATGAACATTTAAAGATGAATGGTTTTTGTCCAGATGTGCGCACATATGGGATTTTGGTTAAAGGGCTTAGCAGGAATAATCGTGCGAAAGAAGCTCGTGATGTTATAAACGAGATGAAAGAAGCTGGATTTGAGCCCGATAGTTGTATTTTTGGTTCATATATCAAAGGGCTGTGCTTAAATGGCAACACAGACTCAGCTTTTCAGTTACTTAAAGTATCAAACTcattggttgacgttttggcctatTCTAATGTCATTCATGGTTTTGTTAAGGAATCAAATTTGGAAGATGCAGAAAATGTGTTTCTTGAAATGAAGTTGTTAGGAATAAATCCAGATGCATATTGTTATGGTGCCCTAATTGAAGGTTACTGTAAAAAGGGGGATATTCATAAGGCCATTGAACTTCATTGTGAAATGACTTCAAAGGGTATTAAAACCAATTGTGTGATAATTAGCTCGATAATGCAATGTTTGTGTCATCATGGGATGTTTTCTGATGTTGTAGACCAATTTGTAAGTGCAATGGAAGACGGTATTTTTCTTGATGAAATCTGTTTTAATATCACGATTCACGCATTATGTAAACTAGGGAAAATGAGTGAGGCGGTTATGTTACTAAACGAGATGAAAGTTAAGAAGATGAAACTTGATATTAAGCATTATACAACTTTGATTAATGGATATTGTCGCCTTGGAGACCTTAAAAATGCTTTGAAACTTTACTATGAGATGAATATGAATGGTTTAAAGCCTGATGCTTTTATTATTCATGTGCTTATTGGTGCGTTCTCTAAACATGGGCTTGTTAAGCAAACGATGGATCTTTTATCTTTTATGACATCACTAGGGTTTGAAACCACGAGTGCGACACATAACATTGTTATTGATGGATTATGTAAAGGTGGAAAGGTACACGAAGCAGGATTATATTTTAAAAAACTTGCAAGAAAAAGTTTGAATAATTATGTTACTATGATGATCGGTTACTGCAACACAAACAATATAGAAAAGGCGTATGAACTTTTTATTAGATTATCTGAGCAACAAAGAAACGGGCTTTTAGTAACACATGCTTCTTTATGCAAAAAACTCCTTAGTAGCCTATGTGAAAAAGGTGAAACTGATGGGGCGTTAAAGTTGTTTAAAACAATCTTGAAATCAGAAAATGGGCCATCTAAGGCTATGTATAGTAAATTAATGTCTGCGTATTGTCGGGCTGGGGATATGAGGATGGCCCGGTTTGTTTTTGATGAAATGATTGCAAATGGAATAACACCTGGTACTGTTATGTACACGATTTTGTTAAATGGTTATTTTAGGAGGGAACGTTTAGAAGAAGCTTATAATCTTTTCATTGATATGATAAATCGAGGTTTACAACCTGATATCATTACTTATACAGTATTATACGATGGGGTGTGTAAAGTTAAACGAAAAGGATCTATTTGCAATTCGAGTGGTGGAGAATTAAGTGGTTTGTCGAGATATATGAGGACTGAAATGCGAGATATGGTTCCCGATGTTGTTTGGTACACAGTTTTGATTGATAATTATTGTAAATCAAATAACCTTTCGATTGCTATGTGTCCTATTAGTGGAATGATTAAAAGAGGTTTGCAAATAGATAATGTAGCGTACACGGCTCTTATTGATGGTTATGCTTCGCGAGGTTTTTTTGAAGCTCAAAAACTTTATGATAAGATGATATCGGACGGGATCGAACTGGATTCACGAACCATGATCGCTCTTGAAAAGATGGAAGGcaaataa
- the LOC139847251 gene encoding uncharacterized protein isoform X1 has protein sequence MWIPLIRSVSRRNLAKYDLISRFNSIQSLAQLPFTDVSDSSSDENSVLDHPSQVFDNHPSRITSTYPHNYAQQVFDKMSVVETLNFLIRKPKTAFFFIAHLKESGFEHDVVTYMTIIRFFCYWGMMNELKFLFLEVMEDKVGAFRFNVSDLFEEMLIEINVDGSKSLVRGFDGLIKAFVCLGRFGEAFDVLLKIEGDFLPCVSTCNFLMNQVVEDGKVDMAMLIYEHLKMNGFCPDVRTYGILVKGLSRNNRAKEARDVINEMKEAGFEPDSCIFGSYIKGLCLNGNTDSAFQLLKVSNSLVDVLAYSNVIHGFVKESNLEDAENVFLEMKLLGINPDAYCYGALIEGYCKKGDIHKAIELHCEMTSKGIKTNCVIISSIMQCLCHHGMFSDVVDQFVSAMEDGIFLDEICFNITIHALCKLGKMSEAVMLLNEMKVKKMKLDIKHYTTLINGYCRLGDLKNALKLYYEMNMNGLKPDAFIIHVLIGAFSKHGLVKQTMDLLSFMTSLGFETTSATHNIVIDGLCKGGKVHEAGLYFKKLARKSLNNYVTMMIGYCNTNNIEKAYELFIRLSEQQRNGLLVTHASLCKKLLSSLCEKGETDGALKLFKTILKSENGPSKAMYSKLMSAYCRAGDMRMARFVFDEMIANGITPGTVMYTILLNGYFRRERLEEAYNLFIDMINRGLQPDIITYTVLYDGVCKVKRKGSICNSSGGELSGLSRYMRTEMRDMVPDVVWYTVLIDNYCKSNNLSIAMCPISGMIKRGLQIDNVAYTALIDGYASRGFFEAQKLYDKMISDGIELDSRTMIALEKMEGK, from the coding sequence ATGTGGATTCCACTAATCAGGTCAGTTTCTCGACGTAATCTGGCCAAATATGACTTGATTTCCCGGTTTAATTCGATTCAATCACTTGCCCAGTTACCATTCACCGATGTCTCAGATTCCAGTTCAGATGAAAACTCTGTATTAGATCATCCAAGCCAGGTGTTCGATAATCATCCCAGTAGGATAACTAGTACCTACCCACACAATTATGCCCAacaagtgtttgataaaatgtcagTTGTTGAAACTTTGAACTTTTTAATAAGAAAACCCAAGACTGCATTTTTTTTCATTGCCCATTTGAAAGAAAGTGGTTTTGAGCATGATGTTGTGACATACATGACGATTATAAGGTTTTTTTGTTATTGGGGTATGATGAATGAGTTAAAGTTTCTGTTTTTAGAGGTAATGGAGGATAAAGTTGGGGCATTTAGGTTTAATGTTTCGGATCTGTTTGAAGAGATGTTGATTGAGATTAATGTGGATGGGTCGAAATCTTTAGTTAGAGGATTTGATGGTTTGATTAAAGCGTTCGTTTGCCTTGGTCGATTTGGTGAGGCGTTTGATGTGTTGTTGAAAATCGAGGGTGACTTTCTTCCTTGTGTCAGTACATGTAACTTTTTAATGAACCAGGTAGTTGAAGATGGTAAAGTGGATATGGCTATGTTGATTTATGAACATTTAAAGATGAATGGTTTTTGTCCAGATGTGCGCACATATGGGATTTTGGTTAAAGGGCTTAGCAGGAATAATCGTGCGAAAGAAGCTCGTGATGTTATAAACGAGATGAAAGAAGCTGGATTTGAGCCCGATAGTTGTATTTTTGGTTCATATATCAAAGGGCTGTGCTTAAATGGCAACACAGACTCAGCTTTTCAGTTACTTAAAGTATCAAACTcattggttgacgttttggcctatTCTAATGTCATTCATGGTTTTGTTAAGGAATCAAATTTGGAAGATGCAGAAAATGTGTTTCTTGAAATGAAGTTGTTAGGAATAAATCCAGATGCATATTGTTATGGTGCCCTAATTGAAGGTTACTGTAAAAAGGGGGATATTCATAAGGCCATTGAACTTCATTGTGAAATGACTTCAAAGGGTATTAAAACCAATTGTGTGATAATTAGCTCGATAATGCAATGTTTGTGTCATCATGGGATGTTTTCTGATGTTGTAGACCAATTTGTAAGTGCAATGGAAGACGGTATTTTTCTTGATGAAATCTGTTTTAATATCACGATTCACGCATTATGTAAACTAGGGAAAATGAGTGAGGCGGTTATGTTACTAAACGAGATGAAAGTTAAGAAGATGAAACTTGATATTAAGCATTATACAACTTTGATTAATGGATATTGTCGCCTTGGAGACCTTAAAAATGCTTTGAAACTTTACTATGAGATGAATATGAATGGTTTAAAGCCTGATGCTTTTATTATTCATGTGCTTATTGGTGCGTTCTCTAAACATGGGCTTGTTAAGCAAACGATGGATCTTTTATCTTTTATGACATCACTAGGGTTTGAAACCACGAGTGCGACACATAACATTGTTATTGATGGATTATGTAAAGGTGGAAAGGTACACGAAGCAGGATTATATTTTAAAAAACTTGCAAGAAAAAGTTTGAATAATTATGTTACTATGATGATCGGTTACTGCAACACAAACAATATAGAAAAGGCGTATGAACTTTTTATTAGATTATCTGAGCAACAAAGAAACGGGCTTTTAGTAACACATGCTTCTTTATGCAAAAAACTCCTTAGTAGCCTATGTGAAAAAGGTGAAACTGATGGGGCGTTAAAGTTGTTTAAAACAATCTTGAAATCAGAAAATGGGCCATCTAAGGCTATGTATAGTAAATTAATGTCTGCGTATTGTCGGGCTGGGGATATGAGGATGGCCCGGTTTGTTTTTGATGAAATGATTGCAAATGGAATAACACCTGGTACTGTTATGTACACGATTTTGTTAAATGGTTATTTTAGGAGGGAACGTTTAGAAGAAGCTTATAATCTTTTCATTGATATGATAAATCGAGGTTTACAACCTGATATCATTACTTATACAGTATTATACGATGGGGTGTGTAAAGTTAAACGAAAAGGATCTATTTGCAATTCGAGTGGTGGAGAATTAAGTGGTTTGTCGAGATATATGAGGACTGAAATGCGAGATATGGTTCCCGATGTTGTTTGGTACACAGTTTTGATTGATAATTATTGTAAATCAAATAACCTTTCGATTGCTATGTGTCCTATTAGTGGAATGATTAAAAGAGGTTTGCAAATAGATAATGTAGCGTACACGGCTCTTATTGATGGTTATGCTTCGCGAGGTTTTTTTGAAGCTCAAAAACTTTATGATAAGATGATATCGGACGGGATCGAACTGGATTCACGAACCATGATCGCTCTTGAAAAGATGGAAGGcaaataa
- the LOC139847703 gene encoding uncharacterized protein gives MSLLYYTPDVSPGNCSNIADQVFSYLSQENFQTLNYICSIVDDWLVQDKFSAPMVWIGIYIAVASLICILAMASDLVHGFRHLKLWFPSKYFSLNAASITVITVTMKLPVDLSSQMPSYMDQAAKLGSLAFMCVMMVNLMPSLASMDNMTLVANVIGLSILVITIIVNVIIDISTGVIKHTKFNHLSSFSFVDCVLVAYIYIGMMLLLLVIMISSSLTISTSKEILESKYQAKNRTSSTDQSLQHSQMFTVEKLRRYVRRNWVMAETGSPQFVMAANPLTTASGVICVFVFAMNLLVVFEAPFGSHPEEDVYRSSYKWSILFILVTQSVGVLVGTIAPVFRCFTILSFNLVTKWDGNHLKVFKVEKYWTRKLYEWKRSHVAFPSSSRTSRNLIFNSKKYVLSICIIFQKSLEARLFPPPIDSGTNDVNAEVSNYVLQINDEMELAEHTLKDISDSMNFFISTAEKEQNKNLLKFLEKSTGFNGVEIFDNDHVQPLLSVEFVNSWSLPIITLTCIAVALPNICKDVVESLVKNVGEGLIYTHIVEESLNRESEYVNIRKVTMTLWHEIENNRNWLKNAIKVDTFKGKTAIQVLKWFAEKAEEESINHKMVNSFERLIAANSVYRISRTILLRDESNAEPICEQQLFDLLNGMIADIMSACFTNLPHVIRLKCHESVIEKREASVKVAAKLLGKTTKILQNLETRELPSMEPDKMMYIDGWRNYLKQSIP, from the exons ATGAGTTTACTCTACTATACACCTGACGTTTCACCTGGTAACTGTAGCAATATTGCTGATCAAGTATTTAGTTATCTCTCCCAAGAAAACTTTCAGACCTTGAACTATATATGTTCCATTGTCGATGATTGGCTAGTTCAAGACAAGTTTAGTGCACCTATGGTGTGGATTGGAATCTATATTGCAGTAGCATCTTTAATTTGTATCCTTGCCATGGCTTCAGATCTGGTACACGGTTTCCGACATCTAAAACTTTGGTTTCCGTCTAAATATTTCTCGCTCAATGCAGCGTCTATCACAGTTATAACCGTCACTATGAAATTGCCGGTGGATTTAAGTAGTCAGATGCCAAGTTACATGGACCAAGCAGCCAAATTAGGAAGTTTGGCTTTTATGTGCGTTATGATGGTTAACTTAATGCCTTCTTTGGCGTCTATGGACAACATGACTCTTGTTGCAAATGTCATAGGTTTGTCTATTCTTGTTATCACCATAATTGTTAATGTTATCATTGATATAAGTACCGGTGTTATCAAGCATACTAAATTCAATCATTTAAGTAGCTTTAGTTTCGTTGACTGTGTTCTGGTTGCGTACATTTATATTGGTATGATGCTCCTGCTACTGGTGATAATGATATCTTCATCGTTAACAATTTCAACCTCAAAGGAAATTTTGGAATCAAAGTATCaagccaaaaacagaacatcttcaACAGACCAAAGTCTACAACATAGCCAAATGTTTACGGTTGAGAAACTAAGACGATATGTGAGAAGGAATTGGGTGATGGCGGAAACCGGTAGCCCTCAGTTTGTGATGGCTGCTAATCCATTAACCACTGCTTCTGGAGTAATTTGTGTATTTGTTTTTGCCATGAACTTACTCGTCGTGTTTGAAGCTCCGTTTGGATCACATCCAGAAGAAGATGTATACAGATCATCGTACAAGTGGTCGATACTTTTCATTCTCGTAACACAGTCGGTTGGGGTTTTGGTTGGTACTATTGCTCCTGTTTTTAGATGTTTTACAATTTTGAGCTTCAATTTGGTCACTAAATGGGATGGTAATCATCTAAAGGTCTTTAAAGTCGAAAAGTATTGGACCCGTAAATTGTACGAGTGGAAACGAAGTCATGTTGCTTTTCCATCAAGCAGTCGTACATCACGAAATCTAATCTTTAATTCAAAAAAATATGTTCTAAGCATATGCATTATCTTTCAAAAG TCACTCGAGGCGAGGTTATTTCCTCCACCCATCGACTCAGGGACTAACGATGTAAACGCAGAAGTTAGTAATTACGTTTTACAAATTAACGACGAGATGGAGCTCGCTGAGCACACATTAAAAGACATCTCTGactctatgaatttcttcatctcAACGGCTGAAAAAGAACAAAACAAGAATCTTTTAAAGTTTCTTGAGAAATCTACAGGATTCAATGGAGTAGAGATCTTCGACAACGATCATGTTCAACCTCTGCTTTCGGTTGAATTTGTTAACAGTTGGAGCTTACCGATAATAACGTTAACATGCATTGCTGTTGCTCTGCCTAATATTTGCAAGGATGTGGTTGAAAGCTTGGTTAAAAATGTTGGAGAAGGTCTTATATACACTCACATAGTAGAAGAAAGCCTCAATAGAGAAAGTGAATATGTAAATATTCGAAAAGTCACTATGACCTTATGGCACGAGATCGAAAACAATCGCAATTGGTTGAAGAATGCAATAAAAGTAGATACTTTTAAAGGGAAAACAGCAATTCAGGTGCTTAAATGGTTTGCTGAGAAAGCTGAAGAAGAAAGTATCAATCACAAAATGGTGAACTCTTTTGAGAGATTGATTGCTGCAAATTCAGTGTACCGAATTTCACGAACAATTTTACTTAGAGATGAAAGCAACGCAGAACCTATTTGTGAACAGCAGCTGTTTGATCTTTTAAATGGCATGATTGCAGACATAATGTCGGCTTGTTTTACCAACTTACCGCACGTGATAAGATTGAAATGTCATGAAAGTGTGATTGAGAAACGAGAGGCGAGTGTCAAGGTTGCTGCAAAGCTACTTGGTAAGACTACGAAGATATTACAAAACCTGGAGACGCGTGAATTACCTAGTATGGAACCTGATAAGATGATGTATATTGATGGGTGGCGTAATTATCTGAAGCAATCAATACCTTAA